A genomic window from Candidatus Saccharibacteria bacterium includes:
- a CDS encoding ATP-dependent Clp protease ATP-binding subunit has protein sequence METRLDFRSMRAAKARFGAKFGKVLDLLAVVIALLLLFGGLALLIMSESIGWLLLGLAAWPMMVHIWKVNDLDKLPANPKPQNLSDILAGDVLGVLPEHPSPRDLVVAISQTNGGRFFFARFGISAQYLPDLVSPDPADSAAVWQEMLKIHDNLPDKADTISSATLTAALVRVSDGAKQVLSALHLDEDDMTRGAEWFAHLSALIAKHDQPKLTGGIGRDWSFGYIPTLQHFATNLSERYATGRSLNVHLESHHELVVAMIDNFSSGNRQNAALIGPLGVGKATIVDSFAETLMDGGMQLPDNVRFRQVFALDAAALISAASGRGEIENLMNTLLVEAYKAKNIILFLDNAQLFFEEGVGSVDISNILQPILEGGGIRLILALDEQKFLEISQAKPALAAALNRLQVAPPSRDETLLVMQDQIISFEFQRHVTFTYQSLTEAYRLSERYINDVAQPQKSIQLLQSATSYAESGLVTAGSVTAAIEKTLGVKVGGSVDAGDAGEREKLLNLENLIHERMINQTTAVTAVSAALRRARAGVRNENRPIGTFLFLGPTGVGKTELAKSLAAVYFGGEEHMVRIDLNEYVRAEDVARLIADGATDASSLSAQVQKNPFSVVLLDEIEKAHPNVLTTLLQVLDEGVLRDINNREISFRDTILIATSNAGADRIRQYIDAGYQLEQFQEQITNELIERQEFRPEFLNRFDEIVVFRPLNKEELLQVIDLILAGVNKNLEVQKVSVAVDDDAKRAMVDVGYDPRLGARPMRRVVQRTVENIVAQKMLSGELVAGSGIRITLADIQASGGVSR, from the coding sequence ATGGAAACTCGTCTAGATTTTAGATCGATGCGAGCCGCCAAGGCACGTTTTGGTGCCAAATTTGGTAAAGTTCTCGATCTGCTGGCTGTGGTTATTGCGCTGCTATTGTTATTTGGCGGGCTGGCGCTACTAATTATGTCCGAGTCGATTGGCTGGTTGTTGCTCGGCCTAGCAGCCTGGCCAATGATGGTTCATATTTGGAAAGTTAACGATCTCGATAAACTACCGGCCAACCCAAAACCGCAGAATCTATCTGATATTTTGGCTGGCGATGTGCTAGGTGTCTTGCCGGAACATCCTAGTCCGCGCGATTTGGTAGTCGCTATTAGCCAAACCAACGGCGGACGATTCTTCTTTGCGAGGTTCGGTATTTCGGCCCAGTATTTACCAGATCTAGTATCGCCTGACCCAGCCGATTCGGCAGCGGTATGGCAAGAGATGTTAAAGATTCACGATAATTTGCCGGATAAAGCTGATACTATTTCATCTGCTACGCTGACGGCTGCCTTGGTGCGCGTGTCTGACGGGGCAAAGCAAGTTTTGAGTGCATTACACCTCGATGAAGATGACATGACCCGTGGCGCTGAGTGGTTCGCACATTTGTCGGCCTTGATTGCAAAACATGACCAGCCGAAATTGACTGGCGGTATCGGGCGAGATTGGAGTTTTGGGTACATTCCAACCCTGCAGCATTTCGCAACCAATTTATCGGAACGTTATGCGACAGGGCGATCTTTGAACGTTCACCTCGAGAGTCATCATGAATTAGTTGTGGCCATGATCGATAACTTTAGTTCCGGCAATAGACAGAATGCCGCCTTGATCGGACCGCTCGGTGTAGGCAAGGCAACAATCGTCGACAGTTTCGCCGAAACCTTGATGGACGGCGGCATGCAGTTGCCAGACAACGTGCGTTTTCGTCAAGTGTTTGCGCTCGATGCGGCGGCGCTCATTTCGGCGGCGTCGGGGCGGGGCGAAATCGAAAACCTCATGAATACCTTGCTAGTTGAGGCCTACAAGGCTAAAAACATCATTCTATTCCTCGACAATGCCCAGCTATTTTTCGAAGAAGGCGTTGGCTCGGTCGATATTTCAAACATCTTGCAACCAATTCTAGAAGGTGGCGGCATTCGGCTCATTTTGGCGCTAGACGAGCAAAAGTTCCTAGAAATTTCTCAGGCGAAACCGGCTCTCGCAGCGGCGTTGAACCGTCTCCAGGTGGCTCCGCCCAGCCGCGACGAAACGTTACTCGTAATGCAGGATCAGATCATTAGTTTTGAATTTCAACGTCATGTAACTTTTACCTATCAGTCGCTAACTGAGGCGTATCGATTGAGCGAACGTTATATCAACGACGTGGCGCAGCCGCAAAAATCTATTCAGCTGCTCCAGAGCGCGACTAGCTATGCCGAATCAGGGTTGGTGACTGCCGGCTCGGTGACAGCGGCTATTGAAAAAACCCTAGGAGTTAAAGTTGGCGGGTCGGTTGATGCTGGCGATGCTGGCGAACGCGAAAAATTACTCAATCTAGAGAACTTGATCCATGAACGTATGATCAATCAGACGACAGCTGTTACTGCCGTTAGCGCCGCCCTGCGACGAGCGCGCGCTGGTGTCAGGAACGAAAATCGCCCAATCGGCACCTTTCTATTCCTCGGTCCGACTGGTGTCGGAAAAACCGAATTAGCCAAGAGTCTTGCCGCCGTCTACTTTGGTGGCGAAGAGCATATGGTGCGTATCGACCTAAACGAATATGTTCGTGCCGAAGACGTCGCACGACTCATTGCCGACGGCGCAACCGATGCGAGCTCACTATCTGCTCAGGTGCAGAAGAATCCGTTCAGCGTCGTGTTGCTCGATGAAATTGAAAAAGCTCATCCAAACGTCCTCACCACCTTGCTACAGGTTCTCGACGAAGGCGTTTTGCGCGACATCAACAACCGCGAAATTAGTTTTCGCGACACAATCTTGATCGCAACCTCTAATGCTGGGGCTGATCGGATCCGCCAATATATTGATGCGGGTTATCAGCTAGAGCAGTTCCAGGAACAGATCACTAACGAGCTAATCGAACGTCAAGAGTTTAGGCCAGAATTCCTGAACCGCTTTGATGAAATTGTCGTCTTTCGACCACTGAACAAAGAAGAACTGCTGCAAGTCATCGACCTTATTTTGGCTGGAGTCAACAAAAACCTCGAGGTGCAAAAGGTTAGCGTAGCGGTCGATGATGACGCTAAACGCGCTATGGTAGACGTTGGCTATGATCCACGTCTCGGCGCCCGCCCAATGCGCCGCGTAGTTCAGCGTACGGTTGAAAATATTGTGGCACAAAAAATGCTGAGCGGCGAGCTGGTCGCCGGATCGGGCATCAGGATCACGTTAGCCGACATCCAAGCCAGCGGTGGCGTCAGTAGATAA
- the dcm gene encoding DNA (cytosine-5-)-methyltransferase: MAQFTFIDLFAGIGGTRLGFESAGGQCVFTSEWDKYAQKTYETNFGDIPFGDIRQVRTDQIPDFDVLLAGFPCQPFSIAGVSKKNSLGRAHGFSDDKQGNLFFEIARIIEAKQPSSFMLENVKNLVSHDKGNTFRVIMQILDELGYKTTYKVIDAKYFVPQHRERTYIVGFRKDLVPESFEFKYPEIPEKGPHFSSILDKDVDDKYTLSDKLWQYLVNYAAKHKEKGNGFGFGMTDPNGNSRTLSARYYKDGSEVLIAQDGKNPRRLTPRECARLMGFPESYKIPVSDTQAYKQFGNSIVVPVVSAVAKQISGVLLEYGKPKASLQQREHTSNSWGKYVPAGINTNKTEPVGLSVQSSLLQAAGEV; this comes from the coding sequence ATGGCTCAGTTTACTTTTATAGATTTATTTGCCGGAATTGGCGGAACACGACTAGGGTTTGAAAGCGCGGGAGGTCAATGCGTATTCACTTCTGAATGGGATAAGTATGCTCAAAAGACTTACGAAACTAATTTCGGAGATATCCCTTTTGGGGATATTAGGCAAGTTAGAACCGACCAGATTCCTGATTTTGACGTTCTTCTTGCGGGTTTCCCCTGCCAGCCATTTTCGATAGCAGGTGTTTCAAAGAAAAACAGCTTGGGGCGCGCTCATGGTTTCTCTGACGATAAACAGGGTAACCTTTTCTTTGAGATAGCCCGAATCATCGAAGCAAAGCAACCTTCTAGTTTTATGCTCGAAAACGTCAAAAACCTCGTTAGCCATGACAAGGGAAACACTTTTAGGGTCATCATGCAGATTCTAGACGAACTAGGCTATAAAACCACTTATAAAGTCATCGACGCAAAATACTTCGTACCTCAGCACCGCGAACGAACATACATAGTAGGTTTCAGAAAAGATCTAGTGCCAGAAAGTTTTGAGTTTAAATATCCAGAGATTCCTGAAAAAGGTCCTCATTTTTCGAGTATTCTCGATAAAGACGTCGATGACAAGTATACGCTCTCTGACAAGTTATGGCAGTATCTTGTAAATTATGCCGCTAAGCATAAAGAAAAAGGCAACGGTTTTGGATTTGGCATGACGGACCCAAATGGTAATTCACGCACACTAAGTGCGCGCTACTATAAGGATGGTTCAGAGGTGTTAATTGCACAGGATGGAAAAAATCCTCGTCGATTGACCCCACGAGAATGTGCGCGACTGATGGGATTTCCTGAATCATACAAAATACCTGTATCTGATACACAAGCCTACAAACAGTTCGGCAATTCAATAGTTGTGCCAGTTGTCTCCGCCGTAGCGAAGCAGATTTCTGGAGTGTTGTTAGAATATGGAAAGCCAAAGGCAAGCTTACAGCAGCGAGAACACACATCGAATTCGTGGGGAAAGTATGTTCCTGCAGGTATCAATACGAATAAAACCGAGCCTGTTGGACTGTCGGTGCAGTCTTCGCTGCTCCAAGCTGCTGGTGAAGTCTGA
- a CDS encoding methionine adenosyltransferase domain-containing protein, giving the protein MSNLLSLDVNYNVRTAEFVSPKHPDKICDQISDAILDAHLAQDPNARVAVDVAGGHGVIFITGEITSHAGNVDVKAIAKRLASANVVVIENLEKQSSEIAVGVDTGGAGDQGIMVGYACDETPELLPAEYVLARSLNQSIYYGPLHSKAKNMISGLASQSQAFETDGKTQITLSNGKIQTIVASFQTPEKFKGENISSILRKRIATWLKNEVDEKFKGNSSIDIIVNPCGDWEVGGFDADAGMTGRKLVVDNYGPRIPIGGGAFSGKDPSKVDRSAAYMARRIAVDYLKKYRTHEVFVYLAYAIGKAEPVEATVIIDGQSQPVTGYDLTPHGIIQLLDLKKPRYEQLARDGHHFLY; this is encoded by the coding sequence ATGAGTAATTTACTCTCTCTAGATGTCAACTATAATGTGCGAACGGCTGAGTTTGTGTCGCCCAAACACCCAGACAAGATCTGCGACCAGATCTCCGATGCTATTTTAGACGCACATCTCGCCCAGGATCCAAACGCCCGAGTCGCCGTCGATGTCGCGGGTGGACACGGCGTGATATTTATTACCGGCGAAATCACCAGTCATGCTGGTAATGTAGATGTCAAAGCAATCGCCAAACGACTAGCTAGTGCAAATGTCGTCGTTATCGAAAACCTAGAAAAGCAAAGTTCGGAAATCGCAGTCGGTGTAGATACCGGCGGCGCTGGCGATCAAGGCATCATGGTCGGCTATGCTTGTGATGAGACACCTGAACTACTGCCGGCCGAATATGTATTAGCCCGTTCATTGAACCAGTCTATCTATTATGGTCCGTTACACAGCAAGGCTAAAAATATGATTAGTGGTCTAGCGAGTCAGTCGCAGGCTTTTGAAACTGATGGCAAAACGCAGATTACGTTGTCTAATGGCAAGATCCAAACCATCGTAGCTAGTTTTCAAACGCCAGAAAAATTCAAGGGTGAAAATATTAGTTCGATTCTGCGCAAACGGATTGCAACTTGGTTGAAAAATGAGGTTGATGAAAAATTCAAAGGTAATAGTTCTATTGACATCATTGTAAATCCCTGCGGCGACTGGGAGGTTGGTGGGTTTGATGCCGATGCTGGCATGACTGGACGAAAACTAGTCGTCGATAATTATGGTCCACGAATTCCAATTGGCGGTGGTGCGTTTTCCGGCAAAGATCCTAGCAAAGTTGACCGCTCGGCAGCCTATATGGCACGTCGGATCGCAGTTGATTATCTAAAAAAATATCGTACCCATGAAGTTTTCGTCTACCTAGCCTACGCTATCGGCAAAGCCGAGCCTGTCGAAGCCACGGTAATTATCGACGGTCAATCACAGCCAGTAACTGGCTACGATCTAACGCCGCACGGTATCATTCAGTTGCTAGACCTAAAGAAGCCGCGCTATGAACAATTAGCGCGCGATGGTCATCACTTTTTATATTAG
- a CDS encoding YitT family protein — MIATETIKRISFTLLGAGIAAVGLQYFLLPNHLLDGGVTGMSILAAKLTGQPLGLFLLILNIPFLILGYKKMGREFTILSIIGIAMLAVLTFTHVEHGFTDIPMLAAIFGGVVVGLGVGIVVRYGGIIDGADTVAVLIDRKTVFSVSEAIMVINGLIITMAGFAFGWESAMYSIVAYFIAHKAIDVTVEGLNEDRCMWVVSMRVREIGKAVNEIMQEPVTYFRESKPGDNDEPHGIMLAVITRFDEQKLKKAIRKIDQHAFVVITSAHEVMDRVSEGSLYREGQA; from the coding sequence ATGATAGCTACAGAAACAATCAAACGGATTTCATTTACGTTGCTAGGTGCGGGCATAGCCGCAGTCGGACTGCAGTACTTTTTGCTACCGAATCATTTGCTAGATGGTGGTGTAACGGGCATGTCAATTTTAGCAGCCAAGTTGACTGGGCAGCCACTCGGTCTATTTTTGCTCATACTGAACATTCCGTTTTTGATTCTAGGCTATAAAAAGATGGGTCGGGAATTTACTATACTATCAATCATTGGTATTGCTATGCTGGCGGTGCTGACTTTTACTCACGTCGAACATGGGTTCACGGATATCCCGATGCTGGCGGCGATATTCGGTGGCGTGGTGGTAGGCCTCGGTGTAGGCATAGTGGTGCGTTACGGCGGCATTATTGACGGCGCCGATACGGTGGCGGTGCTGATCGACCGCAAGACCGTGTTTTCGGTCAGCGAGGCAATCATGGTGATAAATGGACTCATCATTACTATGGCCGGCTTTGCTTTTGGCTGGGAAAGCGCCATGTATTCCATCGTGGCCTACTTTATCGCTCACAAGGCGATTGATGTGACGGTAGAAGGTCTCAACGAAGATCGTTGCATGTGGGTGGTGAGCATGCGCGTACGCGAAATCGGCAAGGCCGTGAACGAAATCATGCAGGAGCCAGTAACCTATTTTAGGGAAAGTAAACCTGGCGACAATGACGAGCCGCACGGTATCATGCTGGCTGTTATCACTCGCTTTGACGAACAAAAGCTGAAAAAGGCTATCCGTAAAATAGACCAGCATGCTTTTGTGGTTATCACCAGTGCGCATGAAGTGATGGACCGTGTATCGGAAGGCTCGCTATATCGCGAGGGTCAGGCCTAA